In Scomber japonicus isolate fScoJap1 chromosome 19, fScoJap1.pri, whole genome shotgun sequence, a single genomic region encodes these proteins:
- the usp20 gene encoding ubiquitin carboxyl-terminal hydrolase 20: protein MAEQDMCPHLDTIGEVTKEDLLQKSKGTCQSCGAGGPNLWACLQNDCPYVGCGESYSDHSTLHAQAKKHNLTVNLTTFRIWCYVCEREVFLEQRPALVPVPAAPHHCKATEHEATPQPVGHPLKAVPIAVAEEEGSESEEDELKPRGLTGMKNIGNSCYMNAALQALSNCPPLTQFFLDCSGLVRTDKKPALCKSYQKLISELWHKKRPSYVVPTSLSHGIKLVNPMFRGYAQQVGASTQQDTQEFLRCLMDQLHEELKEPLTECNMSGDGSDGEERGDGERSPSEDEFLSCDSGSSSDRGEIGGLGEGELLVQDECDGVRLPAGGIVGVSPAGVISEKERLKERRVSGSPLRGGSQEMDEDADVDTAADEGAPERAVEEECTSTPNTEVQSQENNQSSNTEQVQGDGSHISVPDNEASMTQPQSTPCSPVRTLQELHPKLSSSPPRSSPLRSAGPAYSFKKAQLLLTSRKKKQSHYRSVISDIFDGSILSLVQCLTCDRVSTTVETFQDLSLPIPGKEDLAKLHSSIHQNLPVKTGVCPDTYGSQGWISYIMDSIRRFVVSCIPTWFWGPMVTLEDCLAAFFAADELKGDNMYSCERCKKLRNGVKYCKVLRLPEILCIHLKRFRHEVMYSFKISSHVSFPLEGLDMRPFLAKESPSQVTTYDLLSVICHHGTAGSGHYIAYCQNVINGQWYEFDDQYVTEVHETVVQNAEAYVLFYRKSSEESVRERQKVVALANMKEPSLLQFYISREWLNKFNTFAEPGPISNHTFLCQHGGIPPNKYHYIDDLVVIVPQNVWEYLYNSFGGGPAVNHLYMCAICQVEIEALAKRRKTEIDTFIKLNKEFQAEEAPTVILCISMQWFREWESFVKGKDNEPPGPIDNSKIGVMKGGHIQLKQGADYGQISEETWQYLLGIYSGGPEIAVRQTVAPADPDSLHGERKIEAETRAL, encoded by the exons ATGGCTGAACAAGACATGTGTCCCCACCTGGACACCATAGGAGAGGTTACCAAAGAGGACCTCCTCCAGAAATCCAAG GGAACTTGCCAGTCATGCGGAGCAGGAGGCCCAAACCTCTGGGCCTGTCTGCAG AATGACTGCCCATATGTTGGTTGTGGAGAGTCCTACTCTGATCACAGCACTCTACACGCACAG GCTAAAAAGCATAATCTGACAGTGAACCTGACAACATTCAGGATCTGGTGTTATGTGTGTGAGCGGGAGGTGTTCCTGGAGCAGAGGCCTGCCCTGGTGCCCGTCCCTGCTGCGCCGCACCACTGCAAAGCCACAGAGCAT GAAGCAACGCCTCAGCCAGTAGGTCACCCACTTAAAGCAGTACCAATTGCTGTGGCAGAAGAGGAAGGTTCAGAGTCAGAGGAAGATGAACTCAAACCAAGAG GTTTGACAGGAATGAAAAATATTGGAAACTCCTGCTACATGAACGCAGCTCTTCAAGCTCTGTCTAACTG TCCTCCTCTCACTCAGTTCTTCTTGGACTGCAGTGGATTGGTTCGCACCGATAAAAAGCCGGCTCTCTGTAAGAGCTACCAGAAACTCATCTCAGAACTCTGGCATAAAAAACG GCCCAGCTATGTCGTTCCTACCAGTCTGTCACATGGCATCAAACTAGTAAACCCCATGTTTCGTGGTTACGCTCAGCAGGTAGGGGCAAGTACCCAGCAG GACACCCAGGAGTTCCTGCGCTGTCTGATGGACCAGCTGCATGAGGAGCTCAAGGAGCCTCTGACAGAGTGCAACATGAGCGGGGATGGAAGCgatggggaggaaagaggagatggagagcgCTCCCCGTCTGAGGACGAATTCCTATCATGCGACTCTGGCTCCAGCAGCGACCGGGGAGAGATAGGAGGCTTGGGGGAAGGTGAGCTACTCGTGCAGGATGAGTGTGATGGAGTCAGGTTACCGGCGGGGGGAATCGTGGGTGTCAGTCCAGCTGGGGTGATTTCGGAGAAGGAGAGGCTGAAGGAGAGGCGGGTGTCTGGCTCGCCTCTCCGTGGAGGTTCACAAGAGATGGATGAGGATGCAGATGTGGATACAGCAGCGGATGAGGGGGCTCCTGAGAGAGCAGTGGAAGAGGAATGCACATCAACCCCAAACACTGAGGTCCAAAGCCAAGAGAACAACCAGTCATCTAATACAGAGCAAGTGCAAGGCGATGGGAGCCACATCTCAG TGCCAGACAATGAAGCGTCAATGACCCAGCCACAGTCCACTCCCTGCAGTCCTGTGAGAACCCTTCAGGAGCTGCATCCCAAACTGTCCTCGAGTCCGCCTCGTTCGAGCCCACTCCGCTCTGCAGGACCCGCATACTCCTTCAAGAAAG CTCAGCTGCTGCTCACTTCTAGGAAGAAGAAACAGTCTCACTATCGCAGCGTGATCTCGGACATCTTCGATGGCTCCATTCTCAGTCTGGTCCAGTGTTTAACCTGCGACAGG GTCTCTACTACAGTGGAAACCTTCCAGGACTTGTCCCTCCCTATTCCTGGAAAAGAGGACTTGGCCAAGCtccattcttccatccatcAAAACCTACCAGTCAAAACCGGCGTGTGTCCAGACACTTACGGCTCGCAAGGATGGATCTCCTACATCATGGACTCCATACGCCG GTTTGTAGTCTCATGTATCCCCACTTGGTTTTGGGGGCCCATGGTAACCCTAGAGGACTGCCTCGCTGCCTTCTTTGCTGCAGATGAACTTAAAG GAGACAACATGTACAGCTGTGAGAGATGTAAAAA GTTGAGAAATGGTGTCAAATATTGCAAAGTGCTTAGACTGCCTGAG ATTTTGTGCATTCATCTGAAACGTTTCCGGCACGAAGTTATGTACTCCTTCAAGATTAGCAGCCATGTGTCCTTCCCACTGGAGGGCCTGGACATGCGACCTTTCCTGGCTAAAGAGAGTCCATCCCAAGTCACCACTTACGATCTGCTGTCAGTCATTTGCCACCATGGAACAGCAGGAA GTGGACACTACATAGCTTATTGTCAGAATGTGATCAATGGCCAATGGTATGAATTTGATGACCAGTATGTCACAGAAGTCCATGAGACAGTGGTGCAGAATGCAGAAGCCTATGTGTTGTTCTATAG GAAAAGCAGTGAGGAGTCagtgagagagaggcagaaggTGGTAGCTCTGGCCAATATGAAGGAGCCCAGCCTGCTACAGTTTTACATTTCCAGAGAGTGGCTCAACAAGTTCAACACATTTGCTGAACCAGGCCCCATCAGCAACCATACATTTCTTTGTCAGCATGGAG GGATCCCCCCTAACAAATACCACTACATAGACGACCTGGTTGTGATAGTTCCCCAGAATGTTTGGGAGTACCTCTAcaacag TTTTGGGGGTGGCCCTGCAGTCAACCACCTGTATATGTGCGCCATCTGCCAGGTGGAGATTGAAGCTCTGGCTAAACGCAGGAAAACAGAAATAGACACTTTCATCAAG CTGAACAAAGAGTTTCAGGCTGAGGAGGCTCCGACAGTGATCCTGTGTATCAGCATGCAGTGGTTCAGAGAGTGGGAGAGCTTTGTTAAGGGCAAAGACAACG AGCCCCCTGGTCCCATTGACAACAGCAAAATTGGTGTTATGAAAGGAGGACACATACAACTCAAGCAAG GTGCAGACTATGGTCAGATCTCAGAGGAGACATGGCAGTACTTGTTGGGTATTTATAGTGGAGGCCCTGAGATTGCAGTGAGACAGACTGTGGCCCCGGCTGACCCTGACAGTCTCCACGGCGAGAGGAAGATTGAGGCAGAGACTAGAGCGCTTTGA